The Eleutherodactylus coqui strain aEleCoq1 chromosome 6, aEleCoq1.hap1, whole genome shotgun sequence genome window below encodes:
- the LOC136632203 gene encoding uncharacterized protein — MIKQVIAQCPVCQHVQKREVPHTVMGHIGRGQLPAQIWQMDFVGPLPESRGCKYICTAVDTFSGLMVGFPCKTATQWSTLRTLEVITQYYGTPLQIQTDNGSHFTGNQVKEYASKNNIEWVYHMPYYPQAAGLVERMNGLLKSTLKKLTETDKYGQWRDNLTAALQIINNRPITDSMTPLMRMLTPNLSIDVAKVETILYWKINPDAQAPYRATPAAAGLDLYALDTVVIAPGKVSTIPTGIGCKIPENHFGQIATRSSFALRSAVVLGGVIDADYQGEIKVIMINLGTDPLIIGKKERMAQLLLIPVYLTQVEEGVAPTELTVRGDKGFGSTNVTNVGAKIWVQNHQGPPSPAEVIAVGKDRTLLIMRPGVEKWEYVPQEKCYLRE, encoded by the coding sequence atgatcaaacaagtaatcgcgcaatgtccagtatgtcaacatgtgcaaaaacgagaagtgcctcatacagtaatgggacacatagggagaggccagttgccagcgcagatttggcagatggattttgtagggcccctccctgagagcagaggatgtaagtatatttgtacagcagtagatacattctcaggtctgatggtgggattcccatgtaaaacagcaacacaatggagtactttacgtactctggaagttattacccagtattatgggactcccctgcagatccagacagacaatggttcacattttaccggaaatcaggtaaaagagtatgccagtaaaaacaacatagaatgggtatatcatatgccctactatccacaggccgcgggcctggtggaacgaatgaatgggttattaaaatctaccctgaagaagctcactgagaccgacaaatatggtcaatggagagataatctgactgctgctttacagattatcaacaacaggcccatcactgattctatgacacccttaatgcgcatgctaacacccaatctcagtatagatgtagctaaggtagagacaatcttatactggaaaattaatccagatgcgcaggcaccttatagagccactcctgccgctgcagggttggatctatacgctcttgatacggtggtgatagccccgggaaaggtgagtactattcccacagggataggatgcaagatcccggagaatcacttcgggcagatagccactagatcgagttttgctctgagaagtgcagtagtcctaggcggagtcatagatgcagattatcagggggaaattaaagtaatcatgataaatttaggaacagatcctctgataatagggaaaaaggagcgcatggcacagctgctattaataccagtgtatctgacacaagtggaagaaggggtggcccccactgaacttactgtaagaggagataaaggttttggctcaactaatgttactaatgtaggggccaaaatatgggttcagaatcaccaaggtccgccctccccggcagaggttattgctgtggggaaagatcgaactttgcttattatgcgacccggagtagagaaatgggaatatgtcccacaagaaaagtgctatttgcgggaataa